CCTAACGGCTTTGAGGACAGCACCCATGTAAGCGTGTACGAACTCAATCCTTGGTGTGTCCTCCTGCTGCAGCTGCAAATCTTGCTTCATCGGTTTACCTATTTGTTTGCATTGGCAAGAGAGTTGAgcagagaaaaacaaaaaaaaagagagcgagagaagtaaagagagagagagagagagagagagagagagagaggagaccATTCTCAAGAATGTAGACAGGAGGATTGCCATAGCTCTGCTTTATATATTCCAGCACACCTTCCATAGCCCATGGAGCAATTTCATACTagtccaaacaaaaacaaaacaagaaaaaaaaagtaagaaagatGCATTAAAAAGGAATATTAGGAGTTTTGCATCTGAAGACTTGAAACTTTTGTACCTCAAAGGCAGTGAAATTCCCAACGTCTGGTCCaaaatgaagatgaagaatgaGAATGGTTAGCAAAAACAAAGATAGAGACTTTTGTTTACTGAAAAGATTTGGTCATACAAGTCAATAATACGCCCATGTCTGCAAAGAATTTGGAGTCTCCTGGAAGAAAAGGTTTGGATTGGGAGTCTGAGACAGAAGCAGCAAGATAGTGAATGACTCCTACAAAGTCAGATGAGCCTTTAACTAGTTCTGATTCTTCCTCTGAGAAAACAGGCAGCCTTGTTccaatttttcttttcattccatCCGGATAGTCTCCATATGTAAGTGGCCCAAGCATCCTGAGGATTTTTAATGATTTAGATCCTGAAACTTGgatatgaattatataacatttttgtgCCCCTGACTCACCAGGCGAAGAAGAAATCTTTGAATCTTTGAATTGCCAATTCATCATCATTGGAGTTTGTAGAAGGTCTAAATCCTATTGCAAATATGCTGAAGCCTACAGAACCTCCTTGCGTATCCTgcgcattatatatatatatatatatatataatatgttgctTCTTTGTCACCAGCTCAATTTTACTAAATGCATACCTTGTACTTTTGCTTGTATAGCCTTGAAGCAGAGGCGTGCGCAAGCAGCAAGTTATGTGCTACGATGTATGGTTCAGTGGAAGAGTTGCCTGACGAGCATGTGGAACAACGACCAGGTGGTGTGCCCCCACCGTCGTAACCTCCAATAGTGAATATATTAGCCTCATTGATCGTCGTCCAGAGTTTGACGTGGTTCCCAAACTCTCTGAAGCAAACATCTGCGTAAGCAGTAAAGTCTTTGCTGCAAATAAAAAGCAAAGTGTTCTTGTATTCAGATCATCATTCCCTCTAGATATATGTAAAAAACCAAGTAAAATGGCACTTTGAGTAGCCTACATAATTTTGCGGTTGAGCCATCCTCCATACTCATCTTCCAGAGACTGGGGATGGTCGTAATGGTACAGTGTAACATGTGGTTCAATTCCTGTAGTAGTAGTAAGTTTAAAAGTCCAGTTAAAAGGAGAAGGGCAGAAAATAATAGGGTTAGTGGGATATACATATGAAGAAGAAGGGTGTTACCGTGGGATACAAGTTCATGTATGAAGTTCTTGTAGAACTGTAGACCTTTTGGGTTAACAGGACCTCTTCCATCTAGTGAGGAGGTAAAGAGCACTTAAACTGAATTGGTcccttttgaaaaaaaaatgaaaaaacggGGGAGCAAGAGGAAACACTAACTGGGTATAAGCCTAGACCAAGAGATGGAGAATCTGAATGCATCTAAGCCAGTTTCCACCATCAGCTGCACATCTTCCTGCAGAGTCCCAATTGAAAATCATGTCATAGTGGTGATAACAACTTTGCCAATCTAATAAAACATAGAGTTTGCACTAGAGTCCAAAGAAAGAGAAAGCGAACCTTGTACTTGTGATACCCATCACAAGTTTATGTCTCCATTATCTAAGTTACCTGTTGAAACCATTGAATTTCCAAAATTGATGTTAATGTCAAGAAATTTGTTAAAAATCTACTAATTTTGGGTGGTAATAATTTTAATTCCAAAATTGGTGTTAAGAGTGTAAAAACGAGCAAGCGTGGTTTAACTAAAATCCAAACACTAAAAATAGAAAGGCTTACGAGAGTGAACATAAGTATCCCAGACGCTAGGCTTTTTCCCATCTTCATTATAAGCTCCTTCCCACTTTTCAGAGACCAAACAACAAAAACTCCTTCTTCAGATgagacagagaaaaaaaaaaagagggaagAAAATATCTTCTTCCATACCTGATAAGCAGAAGTGCCGGATCCGAAAGCGAAGTCGCGAGGGAAATCGTTTCTGGAGTAATTAGCATCACAGCCGCATCTCACAGCAGCGAGAGTAGCTGCCAGGAGGAACATGGTGATCCGATCCATTCCTCTCTTTCTTGGCTGGCTCCATGCATGGCTCGTGTAAACCATTAAGTAGACACAGACACCTACCCGCTCTAGTTATCTGTGTGACCAAGAATAAAACAAGTAACTGTATCCACTTCCAATAGTCATTAttatattgtaatatatatagaaTAGAGGCCCTACCAAAAAAGTCTTcaatttctttttgtatttcttaAAACACAACAATAAATCAGTCAACCAAACACAATGGTACACCACGAGAGGGGCCCAGTAGACTGCCTTCCCCCTAGCTTTTATTTCAGATCTGGTGTGCAATTGCTGCTTGGTTTTGATTCTCTTcgtaaccaaaaccaaaaccggCTAAACACCCAACCAACTACCATTACTGACTCAAAAGAATACATAAACTCAAAATGCGCATCCAGGGAATCGAACCCTGGTCAGTACCGTGGGAGGGTACTATGATACCACTACACCAGATGCGCTTCACATCACCCATTCACATATATTATTTAGGAAAGTATGAAACCGGATATGTTGTCAGAAAGGGCAATATATCCCACAAGTATCTGTATAACCATTTACTGACCAGTTGAATGGTACTTGTTTGCATAATCAAAAATCATCATAATTCGTTGGATACTGCAACTCACCTATATACATTGGAGAAGCAGTTAACAATTGGAGAATAATGGGGATTTGCAAGAGATAATAAAGTGAAACCTAAACAAGAGCTGGAGTAGCTAAAGCAGATAGCCAGATACCACACCAATTATATATATTCATGGCCGGTGAATAGcaaaactcctatgagatatgaAGAATCAATGGTAGGAGAATAATAAAGCATCTAAATCACTTCCTCGGACCTTTAGTAGGAGAAGCAACAAAGGCGGAGGAGCATACAAGAGTACATTCATCTTTATAGAGACAGCTCCGCTGTATAAAAAAGGTATGCAAGCAGTCAGCCAGTCACAAGGATAGTAGAAGGGGAAAAGGAGGAGGAGTCTTGCCTGAAAACAAGCGTGCCGAGATGCCAATTACGAGAGCGATGGAGGCATGAAGGAGAGTCATGGCAAAACAGTCATTAAAGAGACGGAGAACAAAGATTGAATGCATGGCACCTGTAAGGAGAAATATCATAATAAGAATTATATAGTACTCCTCTATCCGTCATTAAGAAATAAAAGGCTTGGTTGGTGTTGTTTATACCACATGTGTGTTGAGATGGATGAACAAGACGATGGCCAGATTGGCAATGTAGACAAGACCAAAAAGAATCTGCAACATGAAAGAGACAAACTTTAAAACCATAGGTCCACAGCTAAACCACATACAAAGAGGCAATTCCAAAGTACATGAGCAGGGAAGACTTGGCCTCCAGTCAAATTCTGGATGGCAGAGTAAACATAGAGGAAACCGGCAGGATAAACCAAGGGCCATGTGTCGCCGTTCAAGCTCCCATGcatactctctctctcccccGACAAACCCCACTAACCTGTGACATGTAAGCATCCCAACCGATCTCCATGTCTGTTTAAACCATGTCCAATGCACActtcgaaattaaaataaaaatgtgggAAATTAAATCTCAGATAGAACATAGATAAGTGCCACGAGGACTGCATCAGCGATGATTAAGGCGAATGCGAAGggaattttagatattttaaacaGATCACATCCATTCGTATCCTTCCCATGCCGGCGGCTACGAGAAGCTCTTGACCTTGCCTCCATATTCGCCACTCAGTTGTGAAGGATCCAGCGTAACGCCGCCAAACATACAACTACTACTTGTGACTCATCTTTACTTTAAGTCCATGGTAAAACCtcaatttattaaatttgattattgGCTTTTATTATCTTTACTCGTTGTCTGTCTTCTTATTGACCAACATAACTGTGTATCCCATCAGACATGAGCATATAATAAGCATGTGTAGATTGTAAAACTTTGATCAACTTAGTAAAACATCAACTAATTAAGATTATATAACTTAGTATACTTTGTGAAATTTTATGATGATTGATTAAAATGTAATGAAGAGATAAAATAAAACGGTTATTAGTCGGAGAGAAGAAATTAAAATGgtatttataaagtttatttatttgGAGAAGGTGATAAACCCCTGAATTAAGTGGTCCTCTTACCCAACTACAACTTGTAACTCCTCTATTTAAGTGTGATTTGATGGACACCTTGAAAAGACACAAATAGTAAATTCAACAGTctcgaaaaaaaattatccatcGTTATATTTGAATAGTATAACTTTTTATAAGTTAGTAAAactttaattgattaaaattgtATAAGTTTGTCGAACTAAGTGAAAATTTAACTGATGCTGATTGTAAAATTTTGATCAACTTAGTAAAACATCAACTAATTTAGATTATATAACTTAGTTTACTCTGTGAAATTTTATGATGATTGCTAAAAATGGTTATTAGTCGGAGAAGAGctgaaaatagtatttataaggTTGATTTAATGATGTACTTACCCAACTACAACAAGTAACTTCTCCTCTATTTAATTGTGATTTGATGGAGAGACACGAGTAGAAAATGCAACAGTCTCCTCGGAATCTCTAGTTGAAAGCGGTAAACCCGACGGAGTGAACTCTATTCAATCGAGATTGATTTCTCTGATTCTCTCGATGAAAGCGAAGAAACCCGACAGAGTAATTTGAACTCAATTCAATCAATATTGATTTCTCTGATTCTCTCGATGAAAGCGAAGAAACCCGACGAAGTAATTTGAACTCAATTCAATCGATCAGATTTATCCCGATTATATCGATTAAAGCGAGGAAACCCGACGGAGGAGTGAGAGACGAAGAAGGGGAATGAGCAGGGCCCATAGCTCAATTAATTTCGAGCGCATGGCGAAGCCGAAGGATGAGAGGGGTATTTTTGACATTAACCATCGATATGAAGAATATGAGAATAGATAAGAGTACGTGAGAATTAGTAAGAGTATGGTAAAATGAATTTTGTCTCATTAAGAGCTGAGATTATTCCTCTGAAACTTCAACGGAGAAGCTCATTAATGAGGATGAGAAAAAGACGAAAAGCGTGTCGAAGAAGTTATGAGACGTATCAGAAACAATGTCTGCTTTAATGAAACGCAAAGTTTAAAGAAGAAGGGACACATGTCACCCTAAGAATAAGCAATTTTATGACGTGACAACACAAAGAAGTAAACACTTCTTTATTATATAACTAGGAGTATTCCTTCGGatgttgttttttcttttgaattcatttagttttatttttcatttgttaGTTGTTAGTCCAATCAGGCATAGAATCATTAGTTCTTGACAATTAAGAATTGAGAGTGTCTTGACCTAATAATGGATTTTGTGAGTGCATGTTAGGAGATCTCAGGCCTGGAGTCCTTGGCTTTCGAAGGCATGTGAATGCATTTTTTTATTCCTCCTGAGTGAAAATGTTAAAAGTTTTAGGTAACGTGGGCAAtgcatttttttggtttacgGTTCGTATGTATAAGggatttcttttttctttttcgagGTTTGTATGTATaggaaatttgttttttttttttgaagtttattggTTTATCCTAAGCGGAAAGGTTATGGTAGGAGGTTAGTACATGAGGAAGTAATGAATTTCAAAAGTATAGCAAACAAcaaattaactttttaaaaatattcatgatagaagaaatattcaaaaaaaaaacaatgatatatttttaatttatgagcAATGTAGTCGACAAATTTCTCAACTCTTATGAAGGAGTAACAATTCTTGCATGGATGATTTGTGTTTTGGAGGTCGCAGCTTCTTGGGAGTTTGAGTCTGGCCATGTTCTTTAGATATATGTCCTCCAGCGGAATAGGATAGACACTgagtgtttttttaatttttctccaGCAACGATCAAATGTAGATAATGTGTGTTCCCAATCTAGGGTAtccatgattttttttccttctttgttTTTTCCTGTGCAGAGAAATAATAAACCACAAAGTTACGTACCCTTGTTGTATTTTCCATTTGTAGAATTGTGCAGGTGATTGAGTGCTTCGACTGATCTTTGATGGAAGAAAAACTGATTTATCCCCTCAACATAGTGTGCTTCAGGGTTGTTGTTTTCTAACAATAACTCCATCAAGTGTGTGTGATGGAAGACCATCCTCGGTGGTTCCGATGCAAAATATTTGAGGCGTCAGTTGTGGAAATAAGGCTCCGTGTCAGAAGTGTCTTCATCTGAGGTTTCCACGGTTTGGTTGACATCCGGCTCTGATTCCATATAATTGGAGATGTCGTTTGAATCTTGATGAAATGAGGGGTGAGGGAGATTTAGAGGGTTATCCAATTTTCTAACTTTATTTGTGTGTACGAAGATCTGCATCTAGGAATTTTTATAGAGCAACTGGGTTTAAAAATCATGATACGGTGTTATTAGCATTTAGTTTTTAagattttgtttacatatttgtCGTTGATTGCTCGGTGGAATGTTATATTTTGGGACGTTTGCGGCGTTTGGTTTAACAGAAAAACTGAGAACATAATATGTCGTTTGTGCGTCGGTTTATTGTTTTATGTATAAGTTTGACCGAATTTATTTTATGAAGGCGACAGTGgtttcaaaatttacaattCAATTATTAAATGTTTTCCAAGCGTAAGTGGCGTACAGAGTTGAGTACTTGTTTTGGTTGGATTTGTTGGAGCTTGGGGTGCAAGTTATTGTAATAAAAGGACGTGGTGTAATAGGAAAATTCATGTAACATTTATGTCGTGATACTGGTTGAAAGCAGGGGAAGATGTACTGTTTTTTGTTAGGGCAAATAagcagtttttttatttttatttttttttataaaacgaaaCAGGCTACAAAACATCTTCCTCACAATCACTTTAGTTGAATTCTATTTCTAGCTTCTTTTTTTATCACTGTAATGCAATTTGCAATGAATCTTTGCTTCCATATGCTTTCTTACAGCTTCTAAGCTGCTGAATGCATGGCACAGGTCGCTGCAGTAGAGACACATGAAGTCTCTCTTGACCTGAATCATGATCCATGGTATAAGAGGaaataaaagttaagaaaattCAAAGCTTTACAACAATGCTTAACTGACGAGTCCGAACCTTAAGACCGAGGTAAGTGAGAAGCCCTTCTGGATATTTTAGATACTCAACATTCGGAACAAAGAAACCATGGTgcttgtttgataaaaaaaaaaaagaaaccatgGTGCTTATGCATGTCTGCATCATCTTCTCCACCAGCTCCTGGCTCATTCACATTCAACTTAGACAAAGAATCCGAGGCCTCTTCTTCGTCCGCATCAGCCAGTTCCTCATCTGAATCTGCCTCCACCTACTCATTATCACTCTCCTCGTTATCCTTTTTCTTGAAAAGGCGAGGAAGTGGCGTGACTATCGCTACATCCTCATCTCCGTTGCTTGCTGTCCCTTGTGAAACGCGCAAAACGTGTCTCCAAGACTTGCAATGCTGTTCATGAGCCTTGGAACTCCTGTAACCTTTACCGCAGACTCTGCAGGTGTAAAGCATAGGCCTTTCATCTGATTTGCCTTTCTCCATAGCAAGAGCAGATTGTCTAGCCTCAAACAACTCTTCTGCAACCCCAGGAGCTCCAGCTACCTAGACGTATTCAAAACCTCAACAATTCAGATGCCACACATCAAGAACAATGATAAAGTAAAACCATCTCGATGGAAAAAtgataaagttttgattttttttctcataaaCTTTAATCTTATCTAAGCAAAACCGTTAGTAGAATTTTCCGacgaacaaataaaaaaaaaaacaaaatattga
The window above is part of the Brassica napus cultivar Da-Ae chromosome C3, Da-Ae, whole genome shotgun sequence genome. Proteins encoded here:
- the LOC106410571 gene encoding LOW QUALITY PROTEIN: beta-glucosidase 3 (The sequence of the model RefSeq protein was modified relative to this genomic sequence to represent the inferred CDS: deleted 1 base in 1 codon); translated protein: MVYTSHAWSQPRKRGMDRITMFLLAATLAAVRCGCDANYSRNDFPRDFAFGSGTSAYQWEGAYNEDGKKPSVWDTYVHSRNLDNGDITCDGYHKYKEDVQLMVETGLDAFRFSISWSRLIPNGRGPVNPKGLQFYKNFIHELVSHGIEPHVTLYHYDHPQSLEDEYGGWLNRKIIKDFTAYADVCFREFGNHVKLWTTINEANIFTIGGYDGGGTPPGRCSTCSSGNSSTEPYIVAHNLLLAHASASRLYKQKYKDTQGGSVGFSIFAIGFRPSTNSNDDELAIQRFKDFFFAWMLGPLTYGDYPDGMKRKIGTRLPVFSEEESELVKGSSDFVGVIHYLAASVSDSQSKPFLPGDSKFFADMGVLLTYVGNFTAFEYEIAPWAMEGVLEYIKQSYGNPPVYILENGKPMKQDLQLQQEDTPRIEFVHAYMGAVLKAVRNGSDTRGYFVWSFMDLYELLSGYGYSFGIYSVNFSDPHRKRSPKLSAHWYSAFLKGNTTFLDSQDIMQLQSNLSSSATSL